Within Hyphomicrobiales bacterium, the genomic segment CGCCGTGGCGGTGTTGCGGCTGTTGGCCGATGCGACCCGCATCGCCCGGCGAGCCGCGCCTGGCCACGGCGCAAAATCATCCCGGTCAAATGGTTCCCTATAACCATGAACCGCTCTAGGCGCGGGGCGCCCTGGCGGGCCGCGGTTTCGCTCCGGCCTTGGGCTTGACGGCGGCGCCGAGCCCGGCGGCAAGATCGCCGACGAGTGCAAGAACGCCTTCAACGGTCTTGTCCGTCGCGCGGCCGTTTGCATCAAGGCTCGCCTTGATGGCGCCGACCAGCGCCGAGCCGATGACGACGCCATCGGCGCCGCCGTCGGCGATCGCCCGCGCCTGCGCCGCGCCGGTGACGCCGAAGCCGACGGCGACCGGCAGATCGGTGTGCTGCTTGATGCGCGCGACCGCGGCGGACACCGCCGACGGGTCGGGCGCGGCGGTGCCGGTGATGCCGGTGATCGAGACGTAATAGACGAAGCCGGAAGTGTTGGTCAGCACCTTGGTGAGCCGCTTGTCGTCGGTCGTCGGCGTCGCCAGGCGGATGAAATTGAGGCCTGCCTTGAGAGCCGGCAGGCACAGCTCGTCGTCCTCCTCCGGCGGCAGGTCGACGACGATCAGCCCGTCGACGCCGGCGGCAAGGGCGTCGGCGAGAAAGCGCTCGTTGCCGTAAATGTAGATCGGGTTGTAATAGCCCATCAGCACGATCGGGGTCTCGGCATCGCCGGCGCGGAAGGCGCGCACCATCTTAAGCGTCTTGACCATGGTCTGGCCGGCCTTCAGCGCCCGCTGCGAGGCGGCCTGGATGGCCGGGCCGTCGGCCATCGGGTCGGTGAACGGCATGCCGAGCTCGATCGCGTCGGCGCCGGCGCCGGGCAGCGCCTTGATAAGCTCCAGCGATGTTTCGTAGTCCGGGTCGCCGGCCGAGACGAAAGTCACGAGGCCGGCGCGGCCTTGGGCTTTCAGCGCCGCGAAGCGCCGGTCGATGCGGGTCTCACTCATCGCCGGTTTTTCCAAACACCTCCCCCCTTGAGGGGGAGGTCGGGCCGCCGCGAAGCGGTGGACCGGGAGGGGGGTGTGTCCCGCAACTCTTCCTCGATTCGGCGAAGCACACCGTCCATGTTCTTCAAGACCTCATCATTCCAGAAGCGCAAGATTCTGTAACCCCGTCCCGCAAGCCAAGCCGTTCTTCGGCGGTCGTGCAAAACTTCGCCGGCTACTCCGTGTTGACCACCGTCAAGTTCAATCACGAGCCGGGCCTCTTGGCAGACGAAGTCGGCGATATACGGACCGACGGGAACCTGCCGGCGGAAACCCAAGCCGCGGAACCGATGGGCACGAAGCCGCTGCCAAAGGGCGCGTTCCGCGTCGCTCATTGTGCTGCGCATACGCTTGGCATGGGCGCGCCGGATGTCGGCGACCTGACGGTGCGGCATACCCCCCTCCCTAACCCTCCCCCGCAAGGGGGGAGGGGACGTGCCGAGCAAGCCGCGAGGTCATCGCCTTAAAGCTCCACGCCGAGATGCTCGGCGACGGTGAACACGTCCTTGTCGCCGCGGCCGCACAGATTCATGACGATGATGTGGTCGGCCTCACGCTCCGGCGCGATGCGGGCGACATGGGCAAGCGCGTGGGCCGGCTCCAGCGCCGGGATGATGCCTTCAAGCTCGGTGCACAGCTTGAAGGCGGCAAGCGCCTCATCGTCGGTGACCGAGACATAATTCACCCGGCCCATATCCTTGAGCCAGGAATGCTCCGGCCCGATGCCGGGATAGTCGAGGCCGGCCGAGATCGAATGCGCCTCCCTGATCTGGCCGTCCGCGTCCTGCAGCAGATAGGTGCGGTTGCCGTGCAGCACGCCGGGGCTACCGCCGGTCAAGGAGGCGGCGTGCGCGCCGGTCTCGATCCCCTTGCCGCCGGCCTCGACGCCGAAAATTTCCACCTTCGGCTCGTCGAGGAAGGGGTGGAACAGGCCCATGGCGTTCGACCCGCCGCCGATGCAGGCAACGAGCGTATCGGGCAGGCGCCCCTCGGCCTCCATGATCTGCGCCCGCGTCTCGGTGCCTATCACCGACTGGAAGTCGCGCACCATCGCCGGATAGGGATGCGGGCCGGCCACCGTGCCGATGATGTAGAAGGTCTCCTCGACATGGGCGACCCAGTCCCTCAGCGCCTCGTTCATGGCGTCCTTCAGCGTGCTCGACCCGGAGGTGACCGGGCGCACCTCGGCGCCCAACAGCTTCATGCGGAACACGTTCGGCTTCTGCCGCTCGATGTCGACGGCGCCCATATAGACGACGCAGGGCAGGCCGAAGCGCGCCGCAACCGTCGCCACGGCGACGCCGTGCTGACCGGCGCCGGTCTCGGCGATGATGCGCTTCTTGCCCATGCGCAGGGCGAGCAGGATCTGGCCGAGGCAATTGTTGATCTTGTGGCTGCCGGTGTGGTTCAGCTCGTCGCGCTTGAAATAGACCTTGGCGCCGGTGAAGTGAGCGGTCAGGCGCTCGGCGAAATAGAGCGGGCTCGGCCGGCCGGCATAATGGGCGTTGAGATGCTCGAGCTCGGCCTTGAAGGCGGGATCGGCCTTGGCCGCTTCGTAGGCCGCCTCCAGGTCGAGGATCAGCGGCATCAGCGTCTCGGCGACGAAGCGGCCGCCATAGATGCCGAAACGGCCCCGCTCGTCGGGACCGGCGCGGTAGGTATTGACGATGTTACGGCTCACCGGACGCCCTCTTCGCAAACGCCTCTTTCACTGCACGGACCGGGCCCGTTCGACGAACAGAGCGATGCGTTCCGGGTCCTTCTCGCCGGGCCTGCGCTCGACGCCGGAGGAGACGTCGACGGCGTCGGGCCGCACGATCCGGATCGCTTCGGCGACATTGTCGGGGCTAAGCCCGCCGGAGAGCATCACCGGCAGCGGCCGCTCGCCGCCGATCAGCGTCCAGTCGAACAGGACCCCGTTGCCGCCGGGAAGCGCGCCCACCATGCCGTCCGGCGCCTTGGCGTCGTAAAGCAGCATGTCGGCGGCGTCAACGTAGCCGGCGGCAGCGGCCGCGTCCTCGGCGCGGGCGATGTGGATCGCCTTGATCACCGGCCGGCCGAAGCGGGCGCGGATCTCCCGCACCCGTCGCGGGCTCTCGCGCCCGTGCAGCTGGTACCAGTCGGGATCGAGGCTCTTGGCGATCGCGGCAAGGCGGGCATCGTCGGCATCGACGGTCAGCGCCACCTTCTGCGCCCTGCCGGCGACGCGCGCATTGAGCCGGGCGGCCGTCTCGTAGGCGATATGGCGCGGGCTCGGCTCGTAGAACACGAAACCCAGGCAATCGGCCCCGGCGGCCAGGGCGGCGTCGACCATTTCCGGCGTCGACAGGCCGCAGATCTTGATCTTGGGCGTCATCGATCCACTTTGCTTAGGCTGGCGTCCAGAGCGGCTCCTGGTCATAGGGAACCGCTCCAGCCGCCAAGACATATGGCCCGGCGCGTCAATGCTCAAGTAGCCGGGTCGAGGATCCGCGCCTGTCAGGACAGCGGCGGCTCGGCGCTTGCTCCGGGCAGCGCGCGCCGGGCGCTTTCTTCGAGCCGCTGGCGCAGCTCCTGGGCTTCGCGCTGCCAGCGCGCCGCTTCATGGGCGTTGACCCGCGCCGACCGGCGCCACTTGCCCTGGCGCAGCCAGGCGGCGAAGCCGCCGGCCACAATGCCGATCAGGATGCCGGCAAGGATCAGCACGAACAAGGGCAGCCGCAGAGTCATGGTCGGGTCGGCGCCGCCCAGCGGATCGTAGGAAAAGTCGACAAGCTGGCGGTTGGCGACGCAAAACGCGATGACGATCAGCGCGATCGGGCCGAGGACAACGATGTAGACGATCTTCTTGATCATCGTGCGACCGCTCCGCCCGGGTTCTCACCGGCCCTTCGGCGATCGGCCAATACCGTCAACCGGCGCCGCCCCTGTTCAGCCGCTCGCGCATTTCCTTGCCCGATTTGAAGAACGGGACGTATTTCTCGCTGACATAGACGGTGGCCCCGGTGCGCGGATTGCGACCCATGCGCGCGGGCCGGTTTTTCACGGAAAAGGCGCCGAAGCCGCGCAGCTCGACCCTGTTGCCGGAGGCCAACGCCGTCGTAATCTCGTGGATGATGGTATTGACGATATTCTCCACGTCCCGTTGGAACAGGTGCGGATTTGCGCGAACCATGCGCTGGACAAGTTGGGACTTGATCATTGCGTGCCTCCCCTGACAGGCAAAATGCCTGTGGCAGCCGACGGTTAGTCCGCCTTCTCCCCTGGAGCCTGCCAAACTGAAATCAGCCCGTCAAGGCGAAGTCGTTGAGCCGCATCGATTTCTCCGAGGAGTTGCATCGCTGCCAACGGGTCAAGTCCGACGAGCCGCGCCAGGCGCAAGGCGACGCCATCGAGCAGGCTAAGAGCCCCGAACTCGCTTTCCCGCTCCCAGTCCTGGACCTTGATCTTGGGATCGATGCCGTAGTTTTCGAACAGCCAGCCGATGGCTTCGCTCTCGCCGCCGACCTCGTCGATCAGGCCGGCACCGAGCGCCTGGCGGCCGGTATAGACCCGGCCATCGCCGAGGCGGCGGGCTTCGGCGGCCTCCAGCTGGCGCCGCTCGGCGACGAGATCAAGGAACCATCGATAGGAATCGGCGACCATGTCGCGCATCACGGCGAGCGCTTCCTCCGATGTCTCGGCGAACGGCGACGGCTCGGCCTTGAGCGGCGCGCTCTTGACCTCCTCGACCTGAACGCCGAGCGTTTCCAGCGCCTCGCGGATCTGCGCCCACTGGAAGATGACGCCGATGGAGCCGGTGATGGTATTGCCGCGGGCGAAGATGCGATCAGTGGCGATGGCGACGATATAGCCGCCCGAGGTCGCTAGCGTGCCGAGCACCGCGACCACCGGCTTGCGGCCTCCGGCCGCCCGGATCGCCTGATAGTAGGCTTCCGACCCCGCGGTCGTGCCGCCCGGGGAATTGATCGCCAGGATCAGCGCCTTGACGCGGTCATCCTTGCTGGCGCGCTCGATCAGCTCCTGCTGCTTGCGGTCATCGGTGATCAGTCCGTCGATGGTGATGCGGGCGATATGCGGGCGGCGGTCGAGAAGCTCCTCGCCGCCGATCAGAACGGCGGCAAGGAAGATCGCGGCCAGCGCGAGCAGGAAGGCGACGACGCGCCAGAAGCTTGCCCGCCGGCTGAGACGGCGTCGATCGACGAGTGCATCGGCGTCCAGGCTCATGCGGTTCTTCCGCTTGCCGGCGGCGCGGACCGGCCGCTACTCGTCCTCGGCCGCCCCGGCCTTGTCGGCGGCGTCCTCGTCTACCTCGGCCTTCGCCGCGCCGCCTTTCGCGGCGCTGCCCTTCTGCGCCTTGTTGAGCGCGGCGCCGAGAATGTCGCCGAGCGAGGCGCCGGAATCGACGGAGCCGTACTGGGCCACCGCCTCCTTTTCCTCGGCGATCTCGAGCGCCTTGATCGAGGCGGAGATCTTGCGGCTCTTCTTGTCGAACTGGGTGATCTTGGCGTCGACCTTCTGGCCGACCGCAAAACGCTCCGGGCGCTGTTCGGAGCGCTCGCGCGAGAGGTCGGAGCGGCGGATGAAGGCGACAAGTTCGGTGTCGGCGATCTTGACCTCGAGCCCGTTGTCCTTGACCTCCATGACCTCGCAGGTGACGGTCGCCCCCTTCTTGAACTCGCCCGACGCCTTGCTGAACGGATCGCCGCCGAGCTGCTTGATGCCGAGACTGATGCGCTCCTTCTCGGTATCGACGTCGAGCACGGCGGCCTTGACCACATCGCCCTTCTTATAGTCCCGAATCGCCTCCTCGCCCGGCCGGTTCCAGTCGAGATCGGACAGGTGCACCATGCCGTCAACATCGCCCTCCAGGCCGATGAACAGGCCGAACTCGGTGATGTTCTTGATCTCGCCCTCGATGGTGGTGCCCTTCGGAAACCGGTCCGCGAAGGTCGTCCACGGATTGTCCATGGTCTGCTTGAGGCCGAGCGAGATGCGCCGCTTGACCGGGTCGACCTCGAGCACCATTACCTCGACCTCCTGGGAGGTGGAGACGATCTTGCCGGGGTGAACGTTCTTCTTGGTCCAGCTCATCTCGGAAACGTGGATCAGGCCCTCGATCCCCGGTTCCAGCTCGACGAAGGCGCCATAGTCGGTGATGTTGGTGACCCGGCCCGTGAACTTGGTGCCGACCGGGTATTTCGTCTCGATGCCCTCCCACGGATCGGCCTCGAGCTGCTTCATGCCGAGGCTGATGCGGTGCGTCTCCTGGTTGACCTTGATGATCTGAACCTTGACCGTCTGGCCGACCGACAGCACGTCGGCGGGATGGCTGATACGCCGCCAAGCGATGTCGGTGACGTGCAACAGGCCGTCGATGCCGCCGAGATCGACGAAGGCGCCGTAATCGGTGATGTTCTTCACCACCCCCTCGACGACCTGGCCCTCCTGCAAGTTCTGAACGATCTCGTGCCGGCGTTCGGCGTGCGTCTCCTCCAGCACCGAGCGGCGCGAGACGACGATGTTGCCGCGGCGGCGGTCCATCTTGAGGATCTGGAACGGCTGCGGCGTGTTCATCAGCGGCCCGATATCGCGCACCGGCCGGATGTCGACCTGGCTGCGCGGCAGGAAGGCGACCGCGCCTTCCAGATCGACGGTGTAGCCGCCCTTGACTTGATTGAAGATCTGGCCCTCGACCTTCTCGTTTTCCTTGTAGCTCTTCTCGAGCCGTTCCCAGGCCTCCTCGCGGCGCGCCTTGTCGCGCGACAGCACCGCCTCGCCGAGCGCGTTCTCGACCCGTTCGAGATAGACTTCGACCTCGCTCCCGACGGTAATTTCCTCGCCCTTGCCGTGACCGGTGAACTCCTTCAGCGGCACGCGGCCTTCAGTCTTGAGACCGACATCGATGACGGCCAGATCCTTTTCGATGGCCACCACTCGGCCTTTGATCACGCTGCCTTCTTCAAGTCCGGCGGACTGAAACGATTCCTCTAGCAGCGCGGTAAAATCCTCCCGGGTCGGGTTCAACGTGTCGACTGAGGCTTGGGCCATGAATACTCCTTGCCGGTGCGGGGGGCGCCTTGTCCAAAATTATCCTACGCGGCCCGAGTTGCGAATTTCCCCGCGGCGGCCGTCGGTCCGTTGCCGACAGGCGGCGCACTCGCAGCTCAAGGGCCCTGATCCTGCTTTTCGCGCTGGTCCGGTCTTGCCCGCTCCGCCTCCGGCGGTCGGAAAGGCCGCATGGGGCACAACACGAACGACACTTTCGGGGCAGGCAATTGCGCCATGCCCGGTCAGGCCGATAGGGAACCGTCGATCAGCTCGACGGCCGCACGAAACGCGGCCTCTATATCCAATTCCGTGGTGTCGAGCAAGTGCGCATCGGTGGCGCGCCTGAGCGGCGCCACGGCACGCTCGCGATCGCGCGCGTCGCGGTGCTCGAGGTCGGCCAGGATGTCGGCCAGCACGGCATCCTCCCCGCTCTGCGTCAATTCTTTCCAGCGCCGCCGCGCGCGTTCCTCCGGGCTTGCGGTCACATAAAGCTTTACGTCGGCGTCGGGGCACACCACGGTGCCGATGTCGCGCCCGTCCATGACCGCCCCCGGGGGAGAAGCGGCAAACCGCCGCTGGAAGGCGCGCAAGAGGTCGCGGACGCCCGGGATCGCGGCGACGATGGACGCCGCCGCCCCGACGCCGCGCCCGCGCAGCGCCGGTTCGTCGAGCGCCGCCGGATCGAGGTCGCGGGCCGCGGCGCACGCCGCCTCCTCGTCAGCCGGGCTGAGGCCGCGCGAGATCAGCGCGTGGGCGACCGCGCGGTACAGCAGGCCGGTGTCGAGATAGTTGAGCCCGTAATGGGCGGCAAGGCGGCGCGCAAGCGTGCCCTTGCCGGAGGCCGCCGGGCCATCGATGGCGATAATCATTCGACCGTCGCCCCGCCGATCGCGGCGACGCCGGCGCCGAGGCTTGCCATCAGCGCCTGGAACCGCGGAAAGCTGGTCGCGATCATGGCCGCATCGTCGATGTCGACCGGCCGCTCCGAGGCAAGTCCCATGACCAGAAAGGCCATGGCGATGCGGTGGTCCATATGGGTTGCGACGAGGCCCCCTCCCGGCACCCGGCCGCCACTGCCGCGGACGATCAGATCGTCGCCCTCGGCCCGCGCCTCGACGCCGTTTGCGGCCAGCGCGTCGAGGATCGCCTGTAAGCGGTCGCTCTCCTTGACCCGCAATTCGCCGAGGCCCCGCATCACTGTGTCGCCCTCGGCGAAGGCGGCGGCGACGGCTAGAACCGGATATTCATCGATCATGGTGGGCGCGCGTCCGGCCGGCACCTCGACGCCCCTGAGCCGGCTTGACGCCGCGCTTATGTCGGCAACCGGCTCGCCGCCTTCCTCGCGCTCGTTGCGGAATTCGAGCTCGGCGCCCATTTCCCGCAGGGTCGCAAACAGCCCCGCCCGCGTTGGGTTGACCATCACCGCTTCGACGGTCACCCGCGATCCGCCGACAAGGAGGGCCGCCACGAGCGGGAACGCGGCCGAGCTCGGATCCCCCGGTACGCGCACATTGCAACCGACGAGATCGGCCTCGCCGGCGACGCCGATATGGCGCCCGTCCTCGCCCGCCTCGATCGAAACCTCGGCGCCGAAATGGCGCAACATGCGCTCGGTATGGTCGCGCGTTGCGGCCGGTTCGATGACGCTGGTGGTGCCGATCGCATTGACGCCGGCAAGAAGGATCGCCGACTTGACCTGGGCCGAGGCGACGGGCAGGCGGTAACGGATCGGGATCGCCGGCGCCGTGCCCTCCAGGGTCAGCGGCAGACATTGGCCCTCGGCGCCCTCGAGGACGCGTGCGCCCATCAAGTGCAGCGGCGCGAGCACGCGGCCCATCGGCCGCTTGCGCAGCGAGGCATCGCCGGTGAAGGCGGCCCGCAGCCCCTGGCCGGCAACGAGGCCCATGAGCAACCTGGCGCCGGTTCCCGAATTGCCGAGGTCGAGCGGACCGTCGGGATCGAGCAGCGCGCCATTGCCGCATCCGCGCACCGACCAGAGGCCGTCGCCGGCGCGCGCGATGCCGGCGCCGAGCGCGCGCATCGCCGCGACGCTGGCCATGACGTCGTCTGATTCGAGCAACCCTTCGATCCGCGTCTCGCCCCGGGCGAGGCCGGCGATCATGACGGCGCGATGCGAGATCGATTTGTCGCCGGGCACGCGGAGCGATCCCCTCAACGCCGAACCGGGGCTTGCACGAAGGGGTGTCGGCGTCGTCGAGTGGATCATAAGTCTGCCCTGAAACGCGGCTCTACGGCGCGCGCCGGCCTCTCCTAACACATGCCGGGCGCCGCCGTCATGATCGAAGGGCTTGACATGCGGCCATGGCCGCGAAATAGGCTTTCTAAGTTTTGACAGCCCGCCGCCATCGTGGCGATGACGGCGACCAATTTGGATGAAACCAGAACAGGACGAGACCCCCGTCGTGGCGAAACCCCAACTCGGCACCAAACGGACTTGCGCCAGCTGCGGCACAAAGTTTTATGATTTCGGCCGGACGCCGATCGTCTGTCCGAAGTGCAGCACGGTCTACCAACCGCCGGTCGAACGCGTCAGCCCGCAACCGGCGCCGGCAAAGCCGGTACCCGTCCCGGTCAAGAAAGCCCCGGCCAAGGAAAAGCCCGAAATAGTCTCCCTCGAGGAGGCCGAAAAAGAACAGGCGCCCGCGAAGCGGGCCGGCGAGGCGGTCGAGGAAGACAAGTTCGAGATCGAAGACGAAGCGCTCGACACCGACGACGACGATACCTTTCTCGAGGACGACGAGGAGGAAGACGACGACGTCACCGGGCTCCTCGGCGGCGGCATCGACGCCGGCAACGACGAGACCTAGAGCGGTTCCTTTGGACCGGGAAGCGCTGTGGATCACGGTGATTTCGGATCGAATCGATCCAAAATCATAAAACGTGATCGATTCTAATAAGATAGAGCAGGATGCGGGCGGAAAACCGGTTCCCGCTTTTCCTCATCCCGCTCTAGAGGGTGGCCGCGATCGCGGCGGCAAGCGCCATGGTCCGGCGCGCGGTCTCCAGATGCAGAAGCTCGACCATGCGCCCGTCAAGCTCGATTGCCCCCTTGCCTTCATTTTCCGGCCGGGAAAAGGCGGCGATGATCGCCCGCGCCCGCTCGATTTCCGCCGGAGCCGGGGCGAAGATCTCGTTGGCCGGCGGCACCTGGGAGGGGTGGATCAGCGTCTTGCCGTCCATGCCGAGGGCTGCGCCCTGCGCGCATTCGGCCGCGAAGCCCTCCGCGTCGCGGATGTCGTTATAGACCCCGTCGAGGATGGCAAGGCCGTTGGCTCGCGCCGCCGCGACGCAGGTCGCAAGCCAGGGGACCATGGCGAAGCGGCCGTGGCCGAGGCTCGCGCCGGTCTCCTTGGCAAGATCGTTGGTGCCCATGACGAGGCAGGCAAGCCGCGCATCGCGATCGGCGGCGCCAGCCGCGATCGTGGCGGCGTTGAGAATGGCAAGCGGCGTCTCCATCATGATCCACAAGGCCACGCGCCCGTCCGAGCCGGCGGCGGCGAAGGCGGCGCGGATGCGGTCAAGCTCGCCGGCGCTCGATACCTTGGGAACCAGGATGGCGTCGGGCCCGGCGGCAAGGGCGGCGTCAAGGTCGTCGCGGCCCCATTCCGTCGACAGGGCGTTGATGCGGATGACCACCTCGCGCGGGCGGTAGCCGCCGGCGGCGACCGCCGCCTTGACCTGGTCGCGGGCGGCGGCCTTGGCCGCGGGCGCGACCGCGTCCTCCAGATCGAGGATCAGCGCGTCGGCGGCAAGCGTCTTTGCCTTTTCCAGGGCCCTTGCGTTGGAGCCCGGCATGTAGAGGGTGCTGCGCCGCGGCCTGATCTCGTCGCTCATCGCTCCTCTCCCATCAATTGTTGCGATGCAAACTAATCGAGGGTAGAGCCCTGTGTCACCATTCTTGGCACGAGAAGGGACGGCGACCGATGGCCACGCCGGTGAACATCTCGTCTCAGGTCGCGCGCGCGGAGGATGCGTTGGAGAGCGCTTCGGCGAGCCTGCGCGAGATTCTGCGGCGCACGGTGCGCGCCGGGCTCGACGAGCTGGCGCTCATCGAGAGCCAGGACGCCTTGTTGCGCGCCGTTGCCCGGGTGCGCATGCACCGGCTGGGCCGGCGCGAAGCGTGCCTTACGCCGCCTTCTGCTTGATCAGGCCGCGATTGACGACGGTCTCGGCGATCTGCACCGTGTTGAGCGCCGCGCCCTTGCGCAGATTGTCGGAGACGACCCAGATGTTCAGGCCGTGCTTGACGGTCTCGTCCTCGCGGATGCGGGAGATGAAGGTGGCATAGTCGCCGACGCATTCGACCGGCGTCACATAGCCGCCATTCTCGCGCTTGTCGATGACGAGACAGCCCGGCGCCTCGCGCAATACGTCGCGCGCCTTGTCCGCGGTGATCGGCTTCTCGAACTCGATATTGACGGCCTCCGAATGGCCGACAAAGACCGGCACCCGCACGCAGGTCGCGGTGAGCTTGATCTTGGGGTCCAGGATCTTGTGG encodes:
- the trpA gene encoding tryptophan synthase subunit alpha; translation: MSETRIDRRFAALKAQGRAGLVTFVSAGDPDYETSLELIKALPGAGADAIELGMPFTDPMADGPAIQAASQRALKAGQTMVKTLKMVRAFRAGDAETPIVLMGYYNPIYIYGNERFLADALAAGVDGLIVVDLPPEEDDELCLPALKAGLNFIRLATPTTDDKRLTKVLTNTSGFVYYVSITGITGTAAPDPSAVSAAVARIKQHTDLPVAVGFGVTGAAQARAIADGGADGVVIGSALVGAIKASLDANGRATDKTVEGVLALVGDLAAGLGAAVKPKAGAKPRPARAPRA
- a CDS encoding endonuclease domain-containing protein, yielding MPHRQVADIRRAHAKRMRSTMSDAERALWQRLRAHRFRGLGFRRQVPVGPYIADFVCQEARLVIELDGGQHGVAGEVLHDRRRTAWLAGRGYRILRFWNDEVLKNMDGVLRRIEEELRDTPPSRSTASRRPDLPLKGGGVWKNRR
- the trpB gene encoding tryptophan synthase subunit beta encodes the protein MSRNIVNTYRAGPDERGRFGIYGGRFVAETLMPLILDLEAAYEAAKADPAFKAELEHLNAHYAGRPSPLYFAERLTAHFTGAKVYFKRDELNHTGSHKINNCLGQILLALRMGKKRIIAETGAGQHGVAVATVAARFGLPCVVYMGAVDIERQKPNVFRMKLLGAEVRPVTSGSSTLKDAMNEALRDWVAHVEETFYIIGTVAGPHPYPAMVRDFQSVIGTETRAQIMEAEGRLPDTLVACIGGGSNAMGLFHPFLDEPKVEIFGVEAGGKGIETGAHAASLTGGSPGVLHGNRTYLLQDADGQIREAHSISAGLDYPGIGPEHSWLKDMGRVNYVSVTDDEALAAFKLCTELEGIIPALEPAHALAHVARIAPEREADHIIVMNLCGRGDKDVFTVAEHLGVEL
- a CDS encoding phosphoribosylanthranilate isomerase — protein: MTPKIKICGLSTPEMVDAALAAGADCLGFVFYEPSPRHIAYETAARLNARVAGRAQKVALTVDADDARLAAIAKSLDPDWYQLHGRESPRRVREIRARFGRPVIKAIHIARAEDAAAAAGYVDAADMLLYDAKAPDGMVGALPGGNGVLFDWTLIGGERPLPVMLSGGLSPDNVAEAIRIVRPDAVDVSSGVERRPGEKDPERIALFVERARSVQ
- a CDS encoding LapA family protein, which encodes MIKKIVYIVVLGPIALIVIAFCVANRQLVDFSYDPLGGADPTMTLRLPLFVLILAGILIGIVAGGFAAWLRQGKWRRSARVNAHEAARWQREAQELRQRLEESARRALPGASAEPPLS
- a CDS encoding integration host factor subunit beta, producing the protein MIKSQLVQRMVRANPHLFQRDVENIVNTIIHEITTALASGNRVELRGFGAFSVKNRPARMGRNPRTGATVYVSEKYVPFFKSGKEMRERLNRGGAG
- the sppA gene encoding signal peptide peptidase SppA; protein product: MSLDADALVDRRRLSRRASFWRVVAFLLALAAIFLAAVLIGGEELLDRRPHIARITIDGLITDDRKQQELIERASKDDRVKALILAINSPGGTTAGSEAYYQAIRAAGGRKPVVAVLGTLATSGGYIVAIATDRIFARGNTITGSIGVIFQWAQIREALETLGVQVEEVKSAPLKAEPSPFAETSEEALAVMRDMVADSYRWFLDLVAERRQLEAAEARRLGDGRVYTGRQALGAGLIDEVGGESEAIGWLFENYGIDPKIKVQDWERESEFGALSLLDGVALRLARLVGLDPLAAMQLLGEIDAAQRLRLDGLISVWQAPGEKAD
- the rpsA gene encoding 30S ribosomal protein S1, with amino-acid sequence MAQASVDTLNPTREDFTALLEESFQSAGLEEGSVIKGRVVAIEKDLAVIDVGLKTEGRVPLKEFTGHGKGEEITVGSEVEVYLERVENALGEAVLSRDKARREEAWERLEKSYKENEKVEGQIFNQVKGGYTVDLEGAVAFLPRSQVDIRPVRDIGPLMNTPQPFQILKMDRRRGNIVVSRRSVLEETHAERRHEIVQNLQEGQVVEGVVKNITDYGAFVDLGGIDGLLHVTDIAWRRISHPADVLSVGQTVKVQIIKVNQETHRISLGMKQLEADPWEGIETKYPVGTKFTGRVTNITDYGAFVELEPGIEGLIHVSEMSWTKKNVHPGKIVSTSQEVEVMVLEVDPVKRRISLGLKQTMDNPWTTFADRFPKGTTIEGEIKNITEFGLFIGLEGDVDGMVHLSDLDWNRPGEEAIRDYKKGDVVKAAVLDVDTEKERISLGIKQLGGDPFSKASGEFKKGATVTCEVMEVKDNGLEVKIADTELVAFIRRSDLSRERSEQRPERFAVGQKVDAKITQFDKKSRKISASIKALEIAEEKEAVAQYGSVDSGASLGDILGAALNKAQKGSAAKGGAAKAEVDEDAADKAGAAEDE
- the cmk gene encoding (d)CMP kinase codes for the protein MIIAIDGPAASGKGTLARRLAAHYGLNYLDTGLLYRAVAHALISRGLSPADEEAACAAARDLDPAALDEPALRGRGVGAAASIVAAIPGVRDLLRAFQRRFAASPPGAVMDGRDIGTVVCPDADVKLYVTASPEERARRRWKELTQSGEDAVLADILADLEHRDARDRERAVAPLRRATDAHLLDTTELDIEAAFRAAVELIDGSLSA
- the aroA gene encoding 3-phosphoshikimate 1-carboxyvinyltransferase, coding for MIHSTTPTPLRASPGSALRGSLRVPGDKSISHRAVMIAGLARGETRIEGLLESDDVMASVAAMRALGAGIARAGDGLWSVRGCGNGALLDPDGPLDLGNSGTGARLLMGLVAGQGLRAAFTGDASLRKRPMGRVLAPLHLMGARVLEGAEGQCLPLTLEGTAPAIPIRYRLPVASAQVKSAILLAGVNAIGTTSVIEPAATRDHTERMLRHFGAEVSIEAGEDGRHIGVAGEADLVGCNVRVPGDPSSAAFPLVAALLVGGSRVTVEAVMVNPTRAGLFATLREMGAELEFRNEREEGGEPVADISAASSRLRGVEVPAGRAPTMIDEYPVLAVAAAFAEGDTVMRGLGELRVKESDRLQAILDALAANGVEARAEGDDLIVRGSGGRVPGGGLVATHMDHRIAMAFLVMGLASERPVDIDDAAMIATSFPRFQALMASLGAGVAAIGGATVE
- a CDS encoding TIGR02300 family protein, with product MKPEQDETPVVAKPQLGTKRTCASCGTKFYDFGRTPIVCPKCSTVYQPPVERVSPQPAPAKPVPVPVKKAPAKEKPEIVSLEEAEKEQAPAKRAGEAVEEDKFEIEDEALDTDDDDTFLEDDEEEDDDVTGLLGGGIDAGNDET
- a CDS encoding CoA ester lyase; protein product: MSDEIRPRRSTLYMPGSNARALEKAKTLAADALILDLEDAVAPAAKAAARDQVKAAVAAGGYRPREVVIRINALSTEWGRDDLDAALAAGPDAILVPKVSSAGELDRIRAAFAAAGSDGRVALWIMMETPLAILNAATIAAGAADRDARLACLVMGTNDLAKETGASLGHGRFAMVPWLATCVAAARANGLAILDGVYNDIRDAEGFAAECAQGAALGMDGKTLIHPSQVPPANEIFAPAPAEIERARAIIAAFSRPENEGKGAIELDGRMVELLHLETARRTMALAAAIAATL